The bacterium genome contains the following window.
CTCCTTTTCCTTTATCTCGCCTGCGCCGGTTGAGGGTTTCTTCCCTTCGCGTTCCAGATTCGACACCTTTTCGACCAGCTTCTTCACCCTGTCCACCAGCTCGCCGGGCTGGGCCTTCAGCACGCGGGCCGCCTCGGCCCTCTGCATGAGCAGCGAATCGACGTACTCCTCCGCCCCTGCGCCGGTGACCCCCTCGATCCTGCGCACGCCTGCCGCGGCCGAGGACTCGGAGACTATCCTGAACATGCCTATGTCGCCGGTCGCATGCACGTGGGTCCCGCCGCAGAGCTCCTGAGAGAAGCCGGCGACGTCGATCATGCGAACGCGCTCCCCGTATTTCTCGCCGAAGAAGGCCAGCGCCCCGCGCGCGACCGCCTCGTCATAGGTGAGCTCGTAGGTGAGCACCGGGTAGTTCTTGCGTATGCCGACGTTGACCCTGCGCTCCACCTCCTTCTGCTCCTCGGGCGTCATGGCCTGGAAGTGCGAGAAGTCGAAGCGGAAGCGGTCCGGCCCCACCTGCGAGCCGGCCTGTTTCACATGCTCGCCCAAGATCTCGCGCAACGCTCGGTGCAAAAGATGCGTCGCAGTGTGGTTAGCGCGTATCCTGTCGCGGCGCTCGTTGTCGATCGCGAGCGTGATCCTCTCCCCGACTTTGAGCGCGCCGCGGACGACCTTTCCGCGATGCACGATCAGCTCCGGCAACGGCCTCTTGGTATCCGTGATCTCGACCTCCACACCCTCTGCCACGGCCACGCCGGTGTCGCCGACCTGGCCGCCGGATTCGCCGTAGAACGGCGTGGACGCGGCGACGAGCTCTATCTCCGTCCCCTCCGCGACCTTGTCGACGCGGGCGCCCTGGCTGATGAGTGCGAGCACCTGCGTCTCCGACGTCTCCTGATTGTAGCCCTCGAAGGCGCTCTTTATCCCCTGGGAGGAGATCTCCCTGTAGATCGACCCCACAGCCTCCTCGCCCGAGCCCTTCCACGCGGCGCGCGCCCTCTCGCGCTGCGCCTGCATGAACTTCTGAAATCCGTCCACATCCACAGCGAGCCCCTGCTCGGCGGCGATCAATTGCGTCACGTCGAGCGGAAAGCCAAACGTGTCGTAGAGTTTGAACGCGGTCTCGCCCGAGATCGTCTTCGCCTTCGACTCCTTCGCCGCAGCCATGAGGAGGTCCAGCCCCTTGCCCAGCGTTGCGAAGAAGCGCTCCTCCTCAGCCGCAATCACCTTGACTATGAAGTGCTCGTGCGTTGCCAAGTCCGGGTACGCCGCGCCCATCTCCTCGATCACAACGCCCACCATGTTAGAGAGGAACGGATCGTCCTTGCCTATGCGCTTGCCGTATCGGATCGCGCGCCTCAAGATGCGGCGCAGCACGTAGCCGCGCCCCTCGTTCGAGGGTATCACGCCGTCCCCTATGAGGAACGTGGAGCAGCGCAGGTGGTCCGCGATCACGCGGAGCGCGATCTCCTCGTCATTCGAGCGCTTCTCCCCAAGGCCCGTGGCCCTGGCCGCCTCTGCGATGAGAGGCCTGAACAGGTCGGTCTCCCAGTTGGATTTGACGCCTTCGACCACGGCGCAGAGACGCTCGAGCCCCATGCCCGTGTCGATGGAGGGTGCTTCGAGCTTTATCAGCTCTCCCTCGTTCGTGCGGTTGAACTGCATGAAGACCAGGTTCCAGATCTCCATGAAGCGATCGGAGTCCAGCTCCTTTGCATTCACCGGACCGGAACCGAAGTCCCAGATGATCTCGGAGCAGGGGCCGCAGGGACCGGTGTCGCCCATGGCCCAGAAATTGTCCTTCTCGTCCAGACGGAATATCCTCTCCTTCGGCACGTGCGCGAGCCAGAGTTTCTCGGCCTCGTCGTCCTCCCTGAAGACTGTGACCAGCATCTTCGCGGGATCGAGCCCGATCTTGTCGGTCAGGAATTCCCAGGCGTACGCGATCGCTTCCTTCTTGAAATAGTCGCCGAAACTGAAGTTGCCCAGCATCTCGAAGAAAGTGTGGTGCCGCGGCGTGTGGCCCACGTTCTCCAGGTCGTTGTGCTTGCCGGAGACGCGCATGCACTTCTGCGAGGAGCAGGCGCGCGTGTAGCTCCTCTTCTCCTCGCCGGTGAATGTCTCCTTGAACTGGACCATGCCCGCGTTGGCGAAGAAGAGCGTTGGGTCGTTGGCAGGGATGAGCGATGAGCTCTTCACCCTGGTGTGCCCGTTGTGTTGGAAGTACGCGAGGAAGGCCTCGCGGATCTCTGCTGCCTTCATGGGCTGAGAGCTCCTTTATCCAAGAAAATCAATAAGTTATATGGCGACAGAAACAGTCCCGCCGAAAAACCGCGCCAACCTAGCATCGGCCGAAATAAATGACAAGCCTCGAAATACCTATAACTCATTAGATTGATTGGATAATTATTTATTCAGTGCCAGACAACTTCGCCCTTACTCTCGGCCGATAATAAAGGTGCATGGATGCACCTAAAATAATTCAGCCTTGCAAACTCACAGATGACGAGAGCGAGTTCCTGGAGGACCTCACGGGGAACGAGTATGATCGAGCCCTGAACTGTGTTGATGGTCTTGAAATTTTTAACACTAAAATATGCCTGGTTCACGAAGCAGGGATAGACGAACTCGTTGTCGACGGGCAGAAACTCAATCTCCATGATGCAGACAGAGGCATAGCTCCGGATATTTCAGGGCATGATTTTGTCCTGTCAGGCGAGCGTGGAGACGACTGGTTTGAAAAAAAGATCGAGTGGTCCCAAAAAGTCGCGGATATCTTCGCCAGATGTGATCGAGGCCTTCGGATGTCCGGCACCGATATAGAACTGATTGAGCGGAATGAGCCTGACGAGATCAAAGAAAAACGACTCAAGAACTTTATCGAATATTATCAAAGGCTGACTCCTGGACAAGCCTTCAAGATCAGGGTTGTTGATTTTCGCCAAGATGACGAGCATCTCGGATCTGCCACGTCCCATAGCTTGCTGTCAGGGCAGATAGCCATATCCCCGGATGGACTGGAATTCGAACATACTTTTTTCCATGAAGCCGCGCACCTCATGACCACGTGGCTCAGCAACCTAGATATTGAAGCGGACAATTGGATGCAGACGGCTGGAAATGTATACGTGGGCGACGCATGGAACGATTTACCTGCGGACGCTGATTCTGCGATTAAGCTCGCTGTTCAGGATGGTTTTATATCCTGGTATTCGAGAAAAGACATGCATGAGGACATTGCGGAGCTTATCGCGTTCATAAACATCACGCCGGGATACGTCGGCTGGATGGCCAATGACTCACAAAAATTATGGGAAAAAATCGATTTCCTCTATTACCACGAACTTATAACAGAAGAGCAGATGATCGACGTGCTCAAACGGGATTACTCTTACATAGAACGTGAATGGAAGGATATCGCCGGCAATGTACAAATTGGAAAAGACACTGTATCGAAATTGTCCTACGAAGAACTTTTGAAAATGAGTTTCCTTAGCCGGGCGGCAGTCACCGACCCACGTAAAGATATCCTGTATTTCCTTGGCGCCATCAATGATGACCCCTGCTGGCTGAGGGGAGTGGTAAAGGATAATCCCAAGATTGCAGCCAAGCTGGAGTTCCTCTACGCGAACAGGATGATCACGGGCAAACAGTATGATTTCCTTACCTCCGAGAAACTGCCTGAGATGCCCGACCTCCCCTATTGCGCACAACCCATATGCGAATATGCGAGGGGTTCCTTCTGGGGAAGCGTGGAGTGCTACTTCAAGCTT
Protein-coding sequences here:
- the alaS gene encoding alanine--tRNA ligase, whose protein sequence is MKAAEIREAFLAYFQHNGHTRVKSSSLIPANDPTLFFANAGMVQFKETFTGEEKRSYTRACSSQKCMRVSGKHNDLENVGHTPRHHTFFEMLGNFSFGDYFKKEAIAYAWEFLTDKIGLDPAKMLVTVFREDDEAEKLWLAHVPKERIFRLDEKDNFWAMGDTGPCGPCSEIIWDFGSGPVNAKELDSDRFMEIWNLVFMQFNRTNEGELIKLEAPSIDTGMGLERLCAVVEGVKSNWETDLFRPLIAEAARATGLGEKRSNDEEIALRVIADHLRCSTFLIGDGVIPSNEGRGYVLRRILRRAIRYGKRIGKDDPFLSNMVGVVIEEMGAAYPDLATHEHFIVKVIAAEEERFFATLGKGLDLLMAAAKESKAKTISGETAFKLYDTFGFPLDVTQLIAAEQGLAVDVDGFQKFMQAQRERARAAWKGSGEEAVGSIYREISSQGIKSAFEGYNQETSETQVLALISQGARVDKVAEGTEIELVAASTPFYGESGGQVGDTGVAVAEGVEVEITDTKRPLPELIVHRGKVVRGALKVGERITLAIDNERRDRIRANHTATHLLHRALREILGEHVKQAGSQVGPDRFRFDFSHFQAMTPEEQKEVERRVNVGIRKNYPVLTYELTYDEAVARGALAFFGEKYGERVRMIDVAGFSQELCGGTHVHATGDIGMFRIVSESSAAAGVRRIEGVTGAGAEEYVDSLLMQRAEAARVLKAQPGELVDRVKKLVEKVSNLEREGKKPSTGAGEIKEKETVKIGELNILVGTVDGADIKALGATAERIRDKEKKDVVILGSLAGDGIPILGVSRKEAVPIKVNDLVNEIAKDFGGKGGGRPDFAQGRGSDVARYAEFVKRAMEIVKKKLEINK
- a CDS encoding putative zinc-binding metallopeptidase, with translation MDAPKIIQPCKLTDDESEFLEDLTGNEYDRALNCVDGLEIFNTKICLVHEAGIDELVVDGQKLNLHDADRGIAPDISGHDFVLSGERGDDWFEKKIEWSQKVADIFARCDRGLRMSGTDIELIERNEPDEIKEKRLKNFIEYYQRLTPGQAFKIRVVDFRQDDEHLGSATSHSLLSGQIAISPDGLEFEHTFFHEAAHLMTTWLSNLDIEADNWMQTAGNVYVGDAWNDLPADADSAIKLAVQDGFISWYSRKDMHEDIAELIAFINITPGYVGWMANDSQKLWEKIDFLYYHELITEEQMIDVLKRDYSYIEREWKDIAGNVQIGKDTVSKLSYEELLKMSFLSRAAVTDPRKDILYFLGAINDDPCWLRGVVKDNPKIAAKLEFLYANRMITGKQYDFLTSEKLPEMPDLPYCAQPICEYARGSFWGSVECYFKLALDNVKFINALMMPI